Within the Mugil cephalus isolate CIBA_MC_2020 chromosome 1, CIBA_Mcephalus_1.1, whole genome shotgun sequence genome, the region ACCTGTCCACTGAGAAAAGTTACTGAGAAAAAATGTCTGTATGTTTGCAGTGTAAGCCTCGCGTGACTGCAAAAATATGGTctagaattttttatttatttttttttaaatgcctgcGACCTCATCACAAGAGTCTGTGTCTGAAGTGTGCTAAGAGACATCTGGAGATGCCAGTCAGACAAGTATTTTGGAGAGGAGAGGTTCAAGTTGAGCTCTCTGGCCACAGTTATCCAAAAACTGaggaaaaatcacattttaattaaaggaaCATAATGTTAACCGTTCAGCACTGAGATGGAAATGCTGTGTGATGCTTTGGGTTGTGTGGCACTAGTGGGACATGAAACCTCACGTGGATAGAGGGAAGAACacatttaaccatttaaccaAATAGCAGCACATTATGgatgtaaaagtaaaactgtatatatgaagaaagaaagaaaaaaaatattttttttaaataactgcttttttttttctttgttgcattTATGTAAATTCCACATTAATGTACTAATGCACTAGAATTGCATTGCTTTAATTCCATagaatcatatttttttctactgacACACACCCAGGTGATGTGGGCAACAATGGTCTATTTGAGTGATAGCAGGATGAAGAGATTGTGAGAGGGGACATGCTGTGTGTTGCTTGTGGCCCCCTGCACGGCACAATAGCCATCTGTTTCCAAGTGAAACATGATCACTTCTTTGAGGGCCCTTCATAAGCCATGGGTGGCAGGCTGAAGTGGGGGCAAACTCTCCCTGTAGCAAACCAGACGCATTGTGAAAAAAGGGGTGTCCCAGAAACGAATTTGATAACTGCCCTCGGTCATTTCACTGCCGTTTGTGTGACACGGACGTTTGTGCATGTCACTCATAGCTCATGACGTTCTGTTGCAGGAGTTTGAAGTCCCCGGCGAAAGCTCCTATGAAACAGCACAGTACCAAACCATGGAGCCCATGGCCCCTGCGGGAGACTATGGGATGGCTCAGACCCACCCGgagcctcctcctgctgctgcttgtgagCTGAGCACTGCTGGCGCTTACGATAGGTGCTATTCTGAAGAGGTGCCTTCCTGTCATCGTCTCGGCAGCAACACAGAAGCGATGTACGGAAACTCTGAATCTCATCTGAGTCAAAGAATGCTGCCCATCTCCTCTCAAACACAGCCCTCTCTCATGGCGCACAGGGAACAGATGAACATGTCCGGCACTGGTCAAGGTCACAGGAGAACCAGCACCTGCCTCTCTCAGGGTATAAATCGACACATGCTGTGGACTACACATGGACAAAGCGCACAGGCGCGCTCAGGTGAAGACCTGGAGTCGGACTCTGGTCTGTCTCTGGGTTCCAGTCCACCTTTGGCCTCTCCGGATAATCCCGTCGGCTGTGCACCAGGTTACCAGGGCGTAGATATGGGCATGACGTATAGTGACGGTGAACCAGACAACATGACTGAGCATGCCAGGAGGGCGCACATGCATTACTCAATGGACTACCAAAATCAAGCCCACCCGTACTTACATTCGGGGGTTCATCCGTCTTACTTTTCACCCCAGACCAGTTTATCTCACACTCAACCTAACAGTCTGACTACGCGGACAGGGAAGCTGCAGGGCCCAGCCGCTTCGAGTGACCTCTACAATAGTTCTGCAatgtccagcagagggagctCACAGCTCAACATGTACATGAAACCGCATGGAAGCCTCACCACTCCCGCCCCACTGAGCAGAGACGAGCGGCGGGCCATAGCTTTGAAAATCCCCTTCCCCATGGATAAGATTATCAATCTTCCTGTGGACGACTTCAATGAGCTCCTGACACAGTACACtctgacagacacacagctaGCACTGGTCAGAGACATTCGACGGAGGGGGAAGAACAAGGTGGCGGCCCAGAACTGCAGGAAGAGGAAGCTCGAGAGCATCATACACCTTGAAAGAGAACTGAACCAGCTGCAGGCCCAGAGAGAACACCTGGCGCAGGAGAGGCTCGAGTTTCAGCGCAGCTTGGGTTTCATCAAATGTCGCCTCACAGACCTCTACTCAGAAGTGTTTTCACACTTGCGAGACGAAGCTGGTCAGCCGTATTCTATAGATGAATACTCCCTACAACAGACACCGGATGGTAAAATTTATTTGGTACCTCACACAATGCAAAAGGCAGAGCAATGCTGAAGAACGGACTCATTTCCACCCAACTGTGCCAACATAAAAGTTTAACTTGCTGGAAATTACATGTGTAGTTCATGTTGCGCTTTAATCCTCTTGGTGAACTTTCCTTACATGTATCAACGGACACTTTTCATGCTTTCGTCCCCGTCAATTGACTGAAACCACACCACATGgctttataaaaatattttatttaaaaaagtaaaaaaatatatatattaaactgcACAGCAGCCTCcagtggagtgtttttttttttttttttttttaagaaaatccTCAGCACCAACATTGATTGTTCAGCCAACCTGTGGAAAGACAGAACcgggttaaataaaaaaacaaacaaactgaaaatgtgatgaCGTGCAGCGTTTTGATTATTTGTACCTGAGTGACTGCACTGGAAACTGGAAGGGAGGctgattttttggggggagagATCATGTGTGGATACCTGTAGGGCAGAAACACAATCTGtaaaacacaatcaacacacacaaaataaatgctgagttcattttattcacagcATGCAATACGTTGGACCTCTGTGTACATTTAGAGAGGTCAATTTTACCAGTCAACAATGGTCCAAGTCACAAGACTGTTACAGTTATTTCATTACTGGGCTACAAAACTCACTACCAGCTACATGACAAAAGCAAGATATACACCATCAGTAGTTGAGAAGTCTGGTCTTACCTACAGACAGCACCTTAAGCCTTTTGGTAGCTGCTGCCTGCTAGCCTCAGGCTTCTGTTCTCACTCTCCCCTGCTTCAATGATCCTGGCGATGGTTTTGCTACTTCTCTCCCTCAGCTTGCTTCCATGGCTAGCCTCAAAGACTTTGCATGTAAGCTAGCATCCTCCAGATGATCTTTGCAGTTTTCAGTGTAGAGTCTGTACCAAGTGACGGGGTGTTTGTGACGATAGCACCTCTCCTCATTTCTCAACCAGTACTGCATACGTATCGAGTCATGGGAGTATGTAGTGACTACTCGCATCACACGGGCTTTTGCAGAGTCATGATGTGAAACGTAGCCCTCACCCGCTATGTGCAGGATCTAACAGTGAACCCTCCCTTGCCGTGAAGgatctcagtcatccaggtcatggtatatccaaaaaaagttgtttaaaaagcaactggacttgttgagtttcgAGAAGAAATTCCACCACTCATCCGAGTTGCTTCTTCAGACTGGTAAGAGGTTCGAACAGGGGACTATGTgggggtaaaacccatcagaaactggAGCTATTGGCTGGTTAGGGCACCATTTATAGGAAGGGGACAGGGACGAACAGTTCCCTACACCCCCAAACGACAGGTAAGCATCTAGCCGTTAATGGAAATGAATTGCACCATTTTCTGGTCAAACAGGTTTCTGATGTGTTACACCCACAAACTTCCCCATTTAAACCACAAGTTCACACCAGTTcgtagaactgaagaagctactcagataaGTGGTCAAACAgcttctcaaaactcaacaagtccaatTGTATTTCTAAACACTTTTTTGGATGAACCCTCCCTTTCCCAAACCACTCAAGAAGCTAACCAGActttaaaaaactgaaagatgGTTTATTTGAGCTTCATTTGATGCAGttacaaataaaaaccagaTCTTAAGGTCTACATAAAACCTCATTGGAATGCTTGCTTTCCAGAAACAcatgtgataaaaataataaaacacaaaaacaaaacgattAAATGAAGGCCCTCCATGATTCATCTACTGTACATCTCTTCTTGAAGCAGCTGTAACCTGCCACAACTGTTTGGCTGAGCAGATTTAGGAGGTAAACCTGCAGCTGCCCTGTCACTTCGCTTGCTCCCCTCTCCTTGCTCTCCTCTCCTAAGTACTCAGTCCTGTTGAACAATATGGAACAACATTGTTAACTGTGCACTGACTTTTTAATGGCCTGACATCCAGAGTCAATTAATCTGCACTTAATGTTTCCCTGCAACGACAAACTCTGGTTTTGCAATACAAAATTAACATTCCAGGCATGCCTTTGAGGTCTTACCGCTTCACGTCTTAAAATCGTCCCGGACGGCCATAGCCACCATTGTTTGAGCCACCGCCGTAGCCACCTGCGCGCAATAACAATTACCTGATTAACACAGAGGGgaattttaaatactttaatctGGCGTTTCCATTTTAAGAGCCTTACCAAAGTTCCTGCCACCGCCACCTCCGCCGCCAAAGTTGTTCTTCATCGGGCCAAAGTTAGAGGCCTGAGGGTCGTAGTGTCCCATGTTATTGTAGCTGTTGCCACCTCCGCCGCCACCTCCACCACAGTTGCCTGCAATTGACAATTTGCCCAACTTTGTTCATCTCCTCCAGAGCACACAGGACATTTTAAAGCTCGGCTGAAACCCTTACCATATCCGTTGTTGTCGTAGCAGTTTCCACCATAGCCTCCGCCGCCACCTCCACCACCCTGGTTGTAACCTTGGTTATAACCACGGTTACCGCCATTATTATATCCGCCGGGTCCGCCTGGGCCACCTCCATAGCCTACAACGAAAAGAAACTGAGTTCCACGTGTACAcaaatttaaacagaaataaaagcctgACAAAACGTACTACttaccaccatcaccaccattgCAGTTGTACGGGCCGTCTCCGTATCTGCCCCTGCCACCTTGGTTGAAGCCTCTGTCGTAATCGTATGGCCTTCCACCGCCGCTGCGACCTGCAAAGACGTCGCGCACAGAGCATTAACTCTAGAAATGGAGTTTAATGTGCCAACATAAAATGCTTATGTTGCACATTTTGTATCCATGAAATGTGCCTACCTCTCATACCTGCACTCTGCATCTCCTGCTTTGTGAGGGCCTTCCTCACTTCACAGTTGTGACAGTTGATTGTGTGGTACTTCTGGACTGTAGGGAAAAGGGCAAATGCATTTAACACTCTGGACAATGAAGATTCTTAATCTGGCTGCAAAGGACAAGGAACCATTGACGTCCGCACTTACTGACAATCCTGTCGACTGAATCGTGATCATCAAATGTGACGAAAGCGAAGCCCCTCTTCTTTCCAGAGGTACGATCGGTCATGATATCGATAACCTCCACTTTGCCAAACTGCTGAAAGTAGTCCCGCAGGTGTgactcctctgtgtcctccttgaTGCCTCCTACGAAGATCTTTTTCACTGTTACGTGGGCACCTGGTCTGTTTGAGTCCTGTGATTAAAGACAATTGTTGTTATTGTAACTAATCACAAATCCCAGGTGCAGTTGCAAATCACAGACTCCGCAATTTCAACATACCTCCCTGGAGACGGCTCGTTTGGGCTCGACCACTCTCCCATCCACCTTATGGGGGCGAGCAGCCATGGCAGCATCAACTTCCTGTACTGACGAGTATGTTACAAAGCCAAAACCTCTGGACCTCTTGCTGTTGGGGTCCCGCATGACCTgaagacagatggttttatTATTCTCAGCTCTTgccttttaaacacacaaaacgcacagaaaaaaaatgtgatattcCTAAAACCTTACATATGCATGAAGCCTACTTACCACGCAGTCTGTAAGGCTCCCCCATTGTTCAAAATGAGCCCGGAGGCTTTCATCTGTGGTCTCGAAGCTCAACCCCCCAATGAACAGCTTGCGGAGCTGCTCCGGCTCACGTGGGACCTGCACAATAGACAAAGAATTTAGCATCCGGGCATTTACGGCAATACtcgaaacaaaaacaatgtagCGTTTCTAAATAAACAACTGCAGCGTCCACAGCAAATCGCTCCATCAACATCGCTGCGTTGATCCTTTAATAATCCCTCTCTACGCCACATTAAAAATCAGGACAGGGTGGAGGAGGGTGACATCGCCGCCATTAAAGCGATAAGTCTGATCAGATCGGATGTAATAGCTGCGGCCGGTAGCTAGCTAGGTGCAATTGCACACCAAGATTACATGCTAATAAGATATATGTGCTTACTCTACATGATCGCGGACAACAAACGTTGCATGAAACTCCTGTATTTCATAACCAGCTAACCGCCTGGACAAAAGGCCACGAGGCCCAGCTGCCATAAGATGGCGGCCTTATAATAGGAAGCCACTGCAGCTGCGACAAAAACGCAGTCAGACGAGTGTTGCTCCAGCAGCTTCGAGTAGCGAATACTTCAAACATAATGCGAGCCGAAAACGAGACAAAAGCATACACTGGTTAATACTCACGTCTTTCGACATGTTTGCAGGTATATCCTTGAAGACTCCTTGTGTTCCGACTGGAGAAATGTGATCTGCGTCAGACAAGCGACCCTGGGCTCCCACTGTAGAATAAATAGCGAAGGATACGCCTCTCTCGAGCAGCAATTGGTCAACACTTCCCGCTGCAGTCTGTCGTCAGCCGTAATTGGACTCTGATTGGACTAGAGTCAATCAATCACTACTTGGCGTCCAATCACCTGTACGCACACTTgcattgcttaaaaaaaagaaaaaaaaaaaagaaaatggttaCGGATATTATGGATGAATATCCTGAGAATTTGTCCCGACAGGGAAACCACCACAAATTggacaaaatacacaaaacactcaatattttttattttttttatgttagtgTTGGTAGACAGAGCCGCTCAGTGGTTTATCGGTAACGACATGGCTCCCAGAAAACACGCAATATAATAAAAcgcatatatatttatattatatagaGACATTATACATGTACGCACAcgtattacaaaaaaaaaataaacatctgtaaACGAAGTCGTGGTTAAACCGTATTTCTAACCCGATATGTAGGTCATCAGCTGACCGAGGGGCGGGTACATCCTTTGTGCGCGCATTTAACGCgcgctttttttcccctttcctttttcttttttacgcAGCTCATACGGCACCTTTTTGTCATCTAGCTACATGCTAACGTAGCTCCAACATTAACctcacaggctgctgctgctgctgctgctggtggtagtggtggtggtcaCAAAAGACCGGGGGTGATCGCTGCTGTTGACGAGACAGAACCGACGGCCCAGACATCCAGAGGGTGAGCTGCTGTTTATATATCACCATGCTCCGTGTCGCAGGAAGTTTTGATCAGTGGTTTTGTGTCAAGTTGTGCGGCTCCGTGAGGCGTTAGCTTTCAAGGCTACCTGTGTTAGCAGGTTTGCAGTCGATGCGCCTTGGTCAGCTAGTAGCTGAGCGCAGCACCGCATCCATGTGTACGTTTTCTGGCCGTGTTGCCTTAGTCTTCAGAGGGTGAGATGCGTTTAATACGCCTTTTTGCATAAAATCGGTTTCTCGTACCTGCTGTGTATTTAATAAACAGTGATGGTCTTGGTGTACGATAGCCACCTAGCTAGTCGAGTTAACGTACCGACCAGTGCCTTGTATCTGCATTGGGGTTAACTTTATTTAGACACATGCATGAAATTTATCGGCTCAAAATTTGGGAAGAGCTATTTTCCTTAACACTGGCTTCTACCCTTTCCTTTTTGGACAGGGACGTGCAACCGCGTCGTGTTAAGCAGCAAACTTTGCTATGGGCAAAAAGTCTCGCGACGAGGAGGCCTCATCCTCTGATGAGGAAGAATATGTTGTGGAAAAGGTGCTGGACAGGAGGGTGAATAAAGGCCGGGTTGAGTTCTTCCTGAAGTGGAAAGGATACTCAGAGTAAGTAGTAACTGCCCGTTCACTCCAGATGCATCATCAGCACTGATCTGTGTGTGATCCCACATCTAATGTCACCAACAATATTCCCCTTTTCATCTTTGAGTGTATTGGAGGTTTCAGAAATAACGTGGCCTGTGTGCCATTAGTGGTCATTGGGATGTATATCATTGCTAAATCATGCAGTTTTCCCCAACATTATCCAGCAACGAGGAGAAACATCCCACgcccccacccctcaaaaataaataaataaataaaataaatgaaccaaaaacaactataatgtataaaataaacGCATGCGTGGATATGTGTGTGCCAGATCATGAAATTACTGTCGGAAGAATGAAAGAGTAAAGGCACCATACAAACCATTACACTGAGATCGTACGTTTACGTCATCTGCTCTCACCCTTAAtgtagttaataaaataaaaaaagggccCCAAATAATCCAGAATATATCCTCATCCTAATGTATCCAGAGTAAGCATCTGACAGAATATAGCGTATTTCTTCAACGTGCAAGAAAGGAAGTCATCTCATTcagccattgttttttttttgttgttgtttttctttttaaaccgtGACCTATTTGACTGACGTCTAAACAATTCAATGTCGGTGAAAACCTGGCGGAGAACACTTAAGATGCCCTGTTACGTTTTTGAACATGACTTCAAGCATGATATGGTAATGTAAATGGTGTTAATGCTGCTGACTCTACACTGTCATCTTCCTCAGTAAGCACAACACGTGGGAGCCAGAGAAGAATCTGGACTGTCCTGAGCTCATTTCAGAATTCATGAAGACCTACAAGAAAAGTGGTAGCGCGAGCGCTACTACACCCAGCAGCGGGCCCAGCAAATCAAGCTCAAGCTCCATGGGACGCTCCAAAGATTCCAGTAGCTCGAAGAAGAGAAGCTcggacgatgaggaggagggtggaagtaagcccaaaaagaaaaaggaggcaaGTATGGCAGGATTTATTGCTGATCTTGACCATTTTACATGCGAGAGTAACTCCACTGTTTAAGTTGATGGGCGCCAGTATCTAATGTGACTTGCACCATAACTGTGCTCTACCTTTTCATATAGATGTGGATTAGCTGCagctaagtttttttttcttcaattgttaatgtttaattaatgaaatCAATAAGAAGAATAGTTTTAAACCTTACCGTATCCATGGGTAACTCCAAGCATTATTTTCAAAAGGTTGCTTTTGGAACGTAACATTGAATCTACATTATTTAGGTTTATTGGTTAAGGCCCATTCGTGTAGTTTCAATGCAGCCCCTTGGATTTGTGGCAACAGCTACTGCCAGCTTATAGTGTAACAATGCCCCCACCCTTCTTTCCGCACTTCTCAAACAAACAGCGTAGCAGAATAAAAGGGCAACAGGCCTGTTGTGAAAGGGGCTCCTGATGCACTTTTCAGTCGCTGCCAGTTTTATTTGGCGCACAGGTAACCAACATTAAATCAGCGGATTTGTCCTAAAGTGGAGAGTTTCCCAAGAGAAGCCCGGTTATATTTCTGTGTGgatatcattttttttggtAGAACTGTAGCTACATGGTGTAAATGCACgccttttcaaaaaaaaatataaataaaaaattccttAATGTTCTTCAGTATTTGAAAAAATAGTTTACAGTTTAAAAATTCAGGGTTGTATGTGCGGCTATAACTTTCATGTTTAGCTTACCCCGATAGGAGTTTCAGGACACCCTGATGTACTACacagaagtatttatttattttgtgtttcttttaggAGGAAATTCTAGTTGCTCGCGGCTTCGAGAGAGGACTCGAGCCAGAGAAGATCATCGGAGCAACTGATTCTTGCGGAGATCTAATGTTTCTGATGAAGTGGTAGGTTTTATTTATGTGGATCTTAAGATTTTAAAATGGTTACATGTTTACTTTACTGTCCAAATAAACAAGCTAAAATGAGGGTATCTTTAGTATTAAGTCACAATGCATGTGGTCTGGTGCAGAAATTAGTAATAAGCTTAAATTATACCTTGTTGGTCAAAACTGCAGACAGGCCTTACAGAGCACCAGTCTGAGTATGATGAGTGAAAACTTTcatgcttattatttttttcttttgtaatgaaCACCAGGAACGGCCCATAAATGTCCTCCATTGGTTTTTAATAAGGTGCTTACTATTCATATGTCTGCTGTGGCATTGGTGCTTCTCTGGTTCCTGGTTATTGACCTTTGGTTGGCGAGAATGTCTGCAGTCTGTTCTACTGTTGCATGCAAGTTGTAACGGCGTGATTCTTGGAAACGACGGCTCTTAGTGTGTCGTACTGAATACCAGCAAATTACCCATTAACTGCGCTAACAGCCTAGCTGTCCAGTCGCACACAAACAGTAACCCACACCATAAAATTTGATGTTATTACATATTATCCGGATGGATATGTCTAATATCCCATCCCAGGGTTAAACCGAGCTAATGGTTGTACCGTAGCTGTcacttatttaaataaattaatgtggGGAAGTCTAGGAAAATGTATAGATGGGAATTGATTTTAAGGATATTCACTGGCTATTGCTTCAGTGTTGTAAAATATTTGGTTTTAACTTATTCTCCTGCTAATAGTAACTTGGAAAAACATCCACTCAAAGCAGA harbors:
- the cbx5 gene encoding chromobox protein homolog 5; protein product: MGKKSRDEEASSSDEEEYVVEKVLDRRVNKGRVEFFLKWKGYSDKHNTWEPEKNLDCPELISEFMKTYKKSGSASATTPSSGPSKSSSSSMGRSKDSSSSKKRSSDDEEEGGSKPKKKKEEEILVARGFERGLEPEKIIGATDSCGDLMFLMKWKDSDEADLVLAKEANHKCPQIVIAFYEERLTWHEDGDKKEKDAVSA
- the hnrnpa1b gene encoding heterogeneous nuclear ribonucleoprotein A1b isoform X1 encodes the protein MSKDVPREPEQLRKLFIGGLSFETTDESLRAHFEQWGSLTDCVVMRDPNSKRSRGFGFVTYSSVQEVDAAMAARPHKVDGRVVEPKRAVSREDSNRPGAHVTVKKIFVGGIKEDTEESHLRDYFQQFGKVEVIDIMTDRTSGKKRGFAFVTFDDHDSVDRIVIQKYHTINCHNCEVRKALTKQEMQSAGMRGRSGGGRPYDYDRGFNQGGRGRYGDGPYNCNGGDGGYGGGPGGPGGYNNGGNRGYNQGYNQGGGGGGGGYGGNCYDNNGYGNCGGGGGGGGNSYNNMGHYDPQASNFGPMKNNFGGGGGGGRNFGGYGGGSNNGGYGRPGRF
- the nfe2 gene encoding transcription factor NF-E2 45 kDa subunit — encoded protein: MCSTANYVLPLRRTCEIAASPGRLCGGVSMPTNFPGVRSHGVPQDTEMDVAWQELMAITELQEFEVPGESSYETAQYQTMEPMAPAGDYGMAQTHPEPPPAAACELSTAGAYDRCYSEEVPSCHRLGSNTEAMYGNSESHLSQRMLPISSQTQPSLMAHREQMNMSGTGQGHRRTSTCLSQGINRHMLWTTHGQSAQARSGEDLESDSGLSLGSSPPLASPDNPVGCAPGYQGVDMGMTYSDGEPDNMTEHARRAHMHYSMDYQNQAHPYLHSGVHPSYFSPQTSLSHTQPNSLTTRTGKLQGPAASSDLYNSSAMSSRGSSQLNMYMKPHGSLTTPAPLSRDERRAIALKIPFPMDKIINLPVDDFNELLTQYTLTDTQLALVRDIRRRGKNKVAAQNCRKRKLESIIHLERELNQLQAQREHLAQERLEFQRSLGFIKCRLTDLYSEVFSHLRDEAGQPYSIDEYSLQQTPDGKIYLVPHTMQKAEQC
- the hnrnpa1b gene encoding heterogeneous nuclear ribonucleoprotein A1b isoform X2, with amino-acid sequence MSKDVPREPEQLRKLFIGGLSFETTDESLRAHFEQWGSLTDCVVMRDPNSKRSRGFGFVTYSSVQEVDAAMAARPHKVDGRVVEPKRAVSREDSNRPGAHVTVKKIFVGGIKEDTEESHLRDYFQQFGKVEVIDIMTDRTSGKKRGFAFVTFDDHDSVDRIVIQKYHTINCHNCEVRKALTKQEMQSAGRSGGGRPYDYDRGFNQGGRGRYGDGPYNCNGGDGGYGGGPGGPGGYNNGGNRGYNQGYNQGGGGGGGGYGGNCYDNNGYGNCGGGGGGGGNSYNNMGHYDPQASNFGPMKNNFGGGGGGGRNFGGYGGGSNNGGYGRPGRF